The Sulfolobus islandicus Y.N.15.51 sequence ACCGTATAGTGAGATCGTAACGGATCGGGTTGCCGAGAGAATATCCAACAAACTCAAGGAATACAAGAACCGCGAACTACCTCACGATCTCCTAGCCCTTTACATCGATGTGAAGATCGTAAAGGTCAGAATCAGCGAGTCGATCATGGAGAGAGCCATTTACATTGCCATAGGAGTTGACTTAGAAGGGAATAAGTTCGTCTTGGACTACGAAGTTAGGGATAGGGAGGACTTGGACGGTTGGAAGTCCTTCTTGAGCGGACTCGTAAGCAGGGGAGTCAGTAGGGTTGACGTAATCGTGAGCGATGACTTCTCTGGACTTGATCGCGTCGTGTCCACGCTCTTTCCCTCCTCTCAACACCAGCTCTGTATAACACACATGGTTAGGAACCTCATGAGGGTCCTCCCAGACAAGGAGGAACTAATGATTAGAGTTAGGGATCTAAAGTCCTCCAGGAAGGTGGAGGAGGGAAGGAAGGCTATATTGTCTCTCAGCCAACTTGTCCAACCCTTTTCTCCAGCCCGAGCCAAGAGGCTTCTTGACGCTGCTGGCAAGTATTGTTCCTTTCTCAACTTCCCCAGGGAGATTAGACACTACCTCTACACTAATAACACGTCGGAGAGTTTCAACTCGACCCTGGCTAGGTTTGAGGAGGAGCTCGGAGGTTACTTTCCCTCTCTTCGCTCCTTGGAGGTCTATCTCTACGTTTCGATCCATGAAAGTAATTCGCGTTGGAAGTTCAGGCCCATGTCGGTGATAAGGCATTACTCATATCATCTCAAACAACTCCACGCTTCAAGGTTCCAGGTGAGTCTTGATGAAGACTTTTAACCTTCTGCTTACATATTTTCTTACACAACTATACCCAGTAGCCCCGAAATACGTTTAGGGGGTGCTCTGGGTTTGATGAAAATCTTTAAGCTGCGTTAAAGTAGAACAACTGCTATATATATTATCTTTCCAGAAGGAGATAATAGGTAATATATATCTAAATAACCGTTAGGGTTGTATTCTTTCGTCATAGCTAATGTAGCGTAACCGTAATAAAAAGTTATGTTAGAATTAGCATAAGATTTTATAAATTCATTTAATGGAATGCCCTGATAACCTAAATCGTTATATGATTCTACTACAATCACTGTAATATTTTTTGAAGCTAATGTTGGTATTATTTGAGATAAGATATGTAATCCCTCTGCACAAGTTTCACACCACGTTACTATAAAGTAAAGAAGTACATATTTACCGTGAAAATTATATAGGTTAATTTTAGTTCCATTAATAAGGGTAAAGGTGGCATTGGGGGCTATATCACCTACTGCCACGCCTACATTATTTGATTTAGATAATATAAAATATAATCCTATTATCAATATTATTATAAAAATCACTGAATAAATCGCTATGCGACTGCGTTTTAATCCCTCATTCCTTTTATTTTTATTGTTCATTTTCTTTTTACCTCAAATTTACATAGATCACAAGTGGCTATATTTTTTGATGCGAGAATAAAACTAATAATAGATAAAAATATTGATATTACAGAAAATACTAGATTATATAACGAGAAATTGCTTCTATTTTTCCGCCTAAGGTTATAGCTGTATAGGAACCTGCTATACTAAATATTATGGTAGGCAAGATAGAGGAGCAACATAATGTACTAGGCAGAATACTTGAAATTATTGAACCTATTACAGACTTTGTAACCTTAATTCTCTTGGAAATTGAATATATGGTAAAGGTTAAGGAGAGACCTATGAATATTGAGAGTATAACTGATACAAACAATACGTAGTATATAAACGCGGTATTGAATATTAAATAACCAAACCCAAAGTAATAGAATAGATAATAATAGCCTAACATAAGAGCTATAATCAAGAAAGCTGCAATAAGGATATATTTTCTGTCATTCAAGAACGTGAAAATGAAGGCATTTTTGACATATGAAAATATATTCATATGTTATACATTATCGTTTTATTAATAAAGTTTTTCCTAATATTTACCATTAATGCCTTATAAGAAAGATTTAAATAATTAATCATATATTCATTTATTCATGAATTTACAGAGTAAGATCTACAAATATGATTTAATAATTGATGATGTGAGTTGTGAAAAGTGCGTTAATAGGATAAATTCTTTATTAACAAAAATGTTTAACATTTTAGATATAGCTGTTAATTTACAACATGAATCTAAAAAGGCTCATTACACTATATTATCTAAAAAAAGTAAAATAAATATAGGTAAATTAAATCAAGTGATGGTCAACGCTTCTAATGGAACCCCGCATAATTACCGAATTATAAATTTCAAGGAGAGTGAACTATAATGGCTAGAATAGTTGCCAGAGGATCATTAATATGCCCTGTTTGCAAATGTTCTTTGCAGAGGCTTATATTATTAGGTTCTGGAAAATTGCTAAAAATATCCGAAGTCTCAAGGAAAGTTCCATCAACAATTTATAATGGCTTAAAGTATTATTTCTGTTGCGAGGATTGTAGGGAGAAATTTCTTAAAAATCCAGAATATTATATAAATGAATCTAAAAATATTGTCGTCTGTCCCGTATGTTTTGTGGAAAGAGATAAGAGCAATGCAATAAAGATAGAATATCAAAGCCTAGAAGTTTATACATGTGGTTGTCCTCACTGTGAAGAGGCGTTCACAAATGATCCCTCTTCATTTCTTGAAACTATTGAGGAGTAAAAATAATAAAGATAAAGATAAGTTTATTATAAGATTTAAGCAAAGATTTAAGATTATAATTCTTTTAATTAAATCATTAAGAATCAAAGATTTATTTTAGTCTCGTTAAAGAGATTAAACATTTTGCTTCGTTCTTTTTTCTTCATATAATTTTCTTGCGTATTCTAACACTTCTTCGGCCATTTTAATTGATTGTTGAGCGTCATAATCTGAGTAGAGTAATTCTGGTGGGGTATTCGTCTCTTCATCACCGTACATTGACAATTCCCTTTCTTTTCTTAGAGATCTTGAGTATGACGCAAAAATATCTATTTTTTCCTTAAACCATTGTGGAAATTTATCGGCGTTATTTTTTAATATAGGGCCTACGTCATGAAATTTTGGTGGTTCTATATTAACAAGTCTAAGGCATGCTTTAAGAGAAAGCTCTACAGATTCTTGGCAAAGTCTAACTACAATATTATATTTCTTTCTTTCATATTCTATTTTAGCTAAGTTTAGTCTCTCTTCAGCTTGTGAGATATATGAGGAGGCTAAGGAGTTAAAGTTCAATTGTATCGCCGAATTTCGAATCTTTTTTAAGTACCCAATACCATTTCTTACCCATTCTTACCCTTTCAGCTCCTAATTCCTTAAGTCTCTCCTTTAGTTTTTGTAGTATTTTAGTGAAGAATTGATTCTTGTCATAAAGTATTATCGCATCATATGCCATGTCTAAATAGAGAGGAGAAATTTTCTCTGCCTCTTCTGGCGTTTTAAGAATTGGTGAAAGCGATATATAATAACCATTTTTCCAGTATTCATCTAAGTTTAGCTTATCCTCAACCTTAGTCTCAAATAATCTAATTCTCTTAAGCATACTATCCTTAGGCAGGTTCTTTATAATTATTAATAAATCTACATCGCTGTCATTTCTATTATCTCCCCTAGCAACACTTCCGTAAAGTACAACTGAGGTGAGATCATCTTTAAATTCCTCTTTCATTATTTTAACCATGTTATTAAGCAACGTAATGTAAGGCTCTTTTATCACATGATATTATAATCCCAAAAATCTAATAAACATGTCGTTTTAAAATCTATTATAGTTATTATAGTCTTTTTCATAATAGCTGCAACAGGCTTTTAACTTCCCTCAATACAAAATATAGAAAAACATTGAGAAAAGCTTGTATTATTGTGAGATAAAACTTGTTAATAGATAATAAATCAAATATGAGAAAAATTTTCCCATACTTATACCTTCCTCAAGCATGTCATGAAACTTATTAATCCAATACCTAGTATAATTACCCTTAGAAACCAAATAATAGAACTCATCCTCAATTCTAGAGTATAACACGAGTAATAATAAGTATTAACCCAACGCTTCAAATCCTCCCAAACCAACTCAATTGGGTTTAAATCCGGAGAATAGGGAGGCAAGAAAAGCAAAGTAATGTTAAGCCTAGAAGCAGTAGCGAAAACATAAGAAGACTTGTGAAACTTAGCATTATCAACACGACATTACCAGAATTCCTAACCCTAAGCAAGTAAAGAAAATTAGCGAAAACCCTAGAATCAACATTGTGAGCATAAAACAAGGCTTACCATCAAACAAGGGAATACAAGCTAGAATATTAACACTTGGATAATCAACCCTAACAACATACAAACCCTAGAGGGATCATGACGAATACCAGACTCGTCCATGAAAAACACTTTTACACCCTTCTTAATAACGCCCTTCAACCTCTCCCTAAGTCAGCATCTATTGGTCTCTTCTTGTCGATCTTGTAGGGTTTTATGTAGGGTATTTTCAGTCTTTTTCTCGCTATTCTCCAAGCTGTAGCTTATTTTTACGTTGAACTTCTCCTCTATGTTTTTGCTTCCCATATGGTTTTTCCTTGTATTTCTTCTACCTTTATTTCCCTCTCGTTTACCTTCTTTTTTCTTCCTTTTCTTTCCTTGTGGAATAGGCATTTTTCTCCCTCTCTCTGGAATTCGTTGATCCATCTATATACTGTGCTTTTGTGAACTTGTAGTATTTTTGCTATTTCGCTAATTTTCATTCCTTCCAAGTATTGCCCTAGCTTTTGTCTCGTTTAGGTTCTTGGGCTTCTTGCTAATTAGCTTCCTTTTTAAGGTCCTCAACACGCTCAGCCCAACAGCTCCCATTACTAACACT is a genomic window containing:
- a CDS encoding peroxiredoxin family protein — encoded protein: MIFIIILIIGLYFILSKSNNVGVAVGDIAPNATFTLINGTKINLYNFHGKYVLLYFIVTWCETCAEGLHILSQIIPTLASKNITVIVVESYNDLGYQGIPLNEFIKSYANSNITFYYGYATLAMTKEYNPNGYLDIYYLLSPSGKIIYIAVVLL
- a CDS encoding YHS domain-containing protein; the encoded protein is MARIVARGSLICPVCKCSLQRLILLGSGKLLKISEVSRKVPSTIYNGLKYYFCCEDCREKFLKNPEYYINESKNIVVCPVCFVERDKSNAIKIEYQSLEVYTCGCPHCEEAFTNDPSSFLETIEE
- a CDS encoding HEPN domain-containing protein; amino-acid sequence: MNFNSLASSYISQAEERLNLAKIEYERKKYNIVVRLCQESVELSLKACLRLVNIEPPKFHDVGPILKNNADKFPQWFKEKIDIFASYSRSLRKERELSMYGDEETNTPPELLYSDYDAQQSIKMAEEVLEYARKLYEEKRTKQNV
- a CDS encoding nucleotidyltransferase domain-containing protein; the protein is MIKEPYITLLNNMVKIMKEEFKDDLTSVVLYGSVARGDNRNDSDVDLLIIIKNLPKDSMLKRIRLFETKVEDKLNLDEYWKNGYYISLSPILKTPEEAEKISPLYLDMAYDAIILYDKNQFFTKILQKLKERLKELGAERVRMGKKWYWVLKKDSKFGDTIEL